A region of Mauremys mutica isolate MM-2020 ecotype Southern chromosome 2, ASM2049712v1, whole genome shotgun sequence DNA encodes the following proteins:
- the MOS gene encoding proto-oncogene serine/threonine-protein kinase mos: MPSPVPLNRLLPLEFSPSVDLRPCSSPLVLPGKGGKLFLGGTPSPRARRLPPRLAWCSIDWDQLCFLQPLGSGGFGSVYKATYRGETVAVKQVKKCSKNRLASRQSFWAELNVARLHHDNVVRVVAASTCAPASQDSLGTIIMEYAGRTTLHHVIYGTGCLQGKGEDDGGGCGREPLSIAESLGYCSDIVTGLAFLHSQCIVHLDLKPANVFITEQGVCKIGDFGCSQKLEDSVSPGPQLYQQGGTYTHRAPELLKGEQVTPKADIYSFAITLWQMVTREQPYLGERQYVLYAVVAYNLRPSLAAAVFSESASGQRLETVICSCWRSDTEERPNAELLLQSLHSLQDRL; encoded by the coding sequence ATGCCTTCCCCTGTCCCTCTTAATCGTCTCCTGCCCCTGGAGTTTTCCCCCTCTGTGGACCTGCGGCCCTGCAGTAGCCCCTTGGTACTCCCTGGAAAAGGTGGAAAACTCTTCTTGGGGGGAACTCCTTCACCAAGGGCTCGTCGGCTGCCTCCACGCCTGGCCTGGTGCTCTATAGACTGGGATCAATTGTGCTTCCTACAgcccctgggctctgggggctTTGGGTCTGTCTACAAGGCCACCTACCGTGGGgagacagtggctgtgaaacaGGTGAAGAAGTGCAGCAAGAACCGGCTGGCATCACGGCAAAGTTTCTGGGCTGAGCTGAATGTGGCCCGCCTACACCATGACAATGTGGTACGTGTTGTAGCTGCCAGCACATGTGCCCCTGCCAGCCAAGACAGCCTGGGCACCATCATAATGGAATACGCGGGCCGCACTACCCTGCACCATGTCATCTATGGCACTGGCTGCCTGCAGGGAAAGGGAGAGGATGATGGGGGTGGATGTGGCAGAGAACCCCTAAGCATAGCTGAGTCCCTGGGTTATTGCTCTGACATTGTGACTGGCTTAGCCTTCCTCCACTCACAGTGCATTGTGCATCTGGACCTGAAGCCTGCTAATGTGTTCATCACCGAGCAGGGGGTGTGTAAGATTGGAGACTTTGGGTGCTCCCAAAAGCTGGAGGATAGTGTGTCTCCAGGTCCCCAGCTTTACCAGCAGGGGGGCACATATACCCACCGTGCCCCTGAGCTCCTGAAAGGGGAGCAGGTCACCCCCAAAGCAGACATCTACTCTTTTGCTATCACCTTATGGCAAATGGTTACCCGAGAGCAGCCTTATTTGGGTGAGCGCCAGTACGTGCTCTATGCCGTGGTGGCCTATAACTTACGTCCATCTTTGGCTGCTGCAGTCTTCTCTGAGTCAGCCTCGGGCCAAAGACTTGAGACTGTCATTTGCAGCTGCTGGAGATCTGATACAGAGGAGCGTCCCAACGCAGAACTGCTTCTTCAAAGCCTCCACTCCCTGCAGGATAGACTGTAG